The Naumovozyma dairenensis CBS 421 chromosome 2, complete genome genome segment attctcTCGCTGCTCCCatcatatatattgattcattcaatggctcattaatattaaagtATAATTTATTGACCAACTCATCCAAGGTGCTAGCTGATGACCCGTAGCTTCCACTAACGTAAAGCAATTCACCGAATAGTTCATGATTTTCTGGTTCAAGATTTGATAGATTCAGAAATAATTCtgatatttctttcatGTCATTCCCAATATCATGTAATGTTTTCGTTATTCTTCTATTATGTTTATAAATGCCATTGTTTAGTAATGTTTCGTATTGCTTATAATCTTGTTCGATAAAAGAGAATGGATCCTTTGGATCTTCTGGTATCGAATCTGTATTATCTCTTGGTAGCACTAGTTGTGTCGATGAATTTGGGATAGGTAATGATGCATGTATTCTTGTAGTGGTTGTTGGATCTAATGGATTACATTGTAAGACATTTTTGGGCAACGTGGAGAATGTGGGCGAACTATTTAAAaaatctttccaatttgCATTGTTTGAACTTAAGAAATCTTGCATGATCGaagttttcattatttcatcatttttcagaagtttctttaaaaattgtGTTAGCATTCGAACACGATGTCGtatcaatttttcatccGAATTATTAATCGTTCCATTAATTATTGACAATGAAAGATCGACCGATGTTTGAGCATTTGTTGGAAGTTGATAATTTGATGTTGCTCCAGTGATTACCTTACCGtaattctttattgatTGCTTTTCAGGAATCGGAGGTATTAGAACCATAGGGAATAATCTAACAagaatatttcttaaactttcaaaatcaCTATATCTTCTCTTAACGGAagaatcattatattttatcGTGTAAGCTATGTAGCTTCTTCCTTGCCCTTCTGATATTTTCGTCGCATCCAGTATTTTACATACGGGTTGATTTTCTGTACTATGGCTTGATtgattttcaatatctttagAGTAAATTTTTGGAGTTGATTTCTCGTGttcattcaaagaattaatgGTACCTTTATCTTTAGTATTTGGGGAAGCACTGTGATCCAAGCGTAGAAGGCCAGTATCATCCttattatttctataaGCTTCGTTGGGATTAATTAGGTCTTTACTTTTCTTAGTTAAACTGGTGGTCAGTTCAGTTTTAGAAGCATTCGTTTCCTTTGACACATCTTTTTCGATATCTTGTTCTGAATTGgttttatcttcatcaatttgaTCAACTTTACCAACCACGCCATCCTCATTTGGATGATTGTTTGGAGAAGACTCCATGAACGGGTTATCCTTCTCCAACAAAGCAGTATGTACCATTATAGGCTCAAGTTTACTTGAACTGGAAATATTGGCATCATTTTTCGTCTCTTTAATGGGATTGTTACTGTTATCTTCATTACTCGCGTCAGAATGGGGGGAAACCACTTGCTTATTCTCTTCAGTTATGTCATCACTAAGCATCTGCGCATCTTTAAAatcttggaaaatttcTGATTCTGTTGCCTTATCATCTATTGATTCTGCCGATCCTTCCATGAGTTTTGGGGTATCAttacttttattattggtagTGTTTTTGCTAACGTTACTATTGTCCATTTTTGAAACCATTGTCCCTTAAATGTTTCTGAAGTAGACGTACAAATTGTGGTTCGCTAATGAAAGGTAGAAAATAAACGTATTGTAGACAATGTAACACTGCTAGGTCTTATCCTTCCTGGGGATATAAATGGGATATTAGGTCGACTAGTGGTTCCTTATCAAAGCTAAACATCTTTCCATCTATCTATCGTGTGTTCACCACATAGAAACGTTGCCAGTTGATGTTATTTTCGTATTCGCATCGCTCCATCGCAGGAGTAACCCTAACAGAAACTAAAGGTCATGTGCAAAACACTCAAGGTCAACACCTAGGGTTCGTTTAAGCTTATTTAGGGTCCAAATTTATTAGTTCTAATTTTTGTCCCCTAGATACCCTAAAccaattacaaaataagaCACGAATGATCCAAAAACCTAAACCCAAACCCTATCTAAGCCTTGTTTCTAGGGGCCTTCGAAAGTTCCTcctttgatatttttttaattacATTAAATTCTTATAATAGCAAGATGAGGAGGTTTTTTTAAAGTGATGAGCAACAATTAAGAAACCGAATAGGCTCAATTCACAACTTCTCATTCATTGACATCACCTATAATCATATTAAGCATTAAAACCGACTCAAAATGTCATCTAGCGGGTtaattacaaaaatattgGGCCCTGATGACCAATTGAAGCTGGTAACAGAATTAATTGAACATGATCAATTAGAACAACTTCTAGAAATTTGCAACATTAGCGAACTGGACTTATCAAGAGACCCACAAACGATCGACAACCTATTTCATAAGATCCAACAAAGATTTGACCTCAATTTCCATGATCTGAGGGAACGTACTGACTCtaatttaaatcaattgaacgaatatttggaaaataaagatgCTCAAATTCTAGCCCAATTGATTGCTCAAACTAATGAATTATGGAAGAAATTTGATGCTTGGGTTACTAATAAGATTttacaatatattttatctaatcATAAGAAATTGTTTGATGCGGAATtttataatgaaattatggCACGGTTTTTGAACAATGATAAAATGAGTTATGATATAGAAGCTATcgaaaatattgaagaatttgaaatagtATATGATTTACATTTATTAGAATCTGTTTACTTATTTGAAGATCCTACCAGAAAGCCATTAGTTTCAAATACTTCAGATAGACTATTGCTACCTCTTTTGTCATGCAATATTGAAACTATTGCAACCGGTGCATCCAAATTAATGAGATGGAGAATTATAGCAATCCATGAAACTTGTAATATAGATCAAGAGTTTGATAAATTAACATGGTCATTACTGAAAGATTTATATGTGGCTGGCAAGGAAGCTA includes the following:
- the ATG20 gene encoding Atg20p (similar to Saccharomyces cerevisiae ATG20 (YDL113C); ancestral locus Anc_2.324), encoding MVSKMDNSNVSKNTTNNKSNDTPKLMEGSAESIDDKATESEIFQDFKDAQMLSDDITEENKQVVSPHSDASNEDNSNNPIKETKNDANISSSSKLEPIMVHTALLEKDNPFMESSPNNHPNEDGVVGKVDQIDEDKTNSEQDIEKDVSKETNASKTELTTSLTKKSKDLINPNEAYRNNKDDTGLLRLDHSASPNTKDKGTINSLNEHEKSTPKIYSKDIENQSSHSTENQPVCKILDATKISEGQGRSYIAYTIKYNDSSVKRRYSDFESLRNILVRLFPMVLIPPIPEKQSIKNYGKVITGATSNYQLPTNAQTSVDLSLSIINGTINNSDEKLIRHRVRMLTQFLKKLLKNDEIMKTSIMQDFLSSNNANWKDFLNSSPTFSTLPKNVLQCNPLDPTTTTRIHASLPIPNSSTQLVLPRDNTDSIPEDPKDPFSFIEQDYKQYETLLNNGIYKHNRRITKTLHDIGNDMKEISELFLNLSNLEPENHELFGELLYVSGSYGSSASTLDELVNKLYFNINEPLNESIYMMGAARELIKYRKMKYLQLNMIKKSLDSKSHQFEKLRQQNVANEHLDKFIDSETAKSHVINLARPPQEPRTYSGKFLNSFNKFATIVKDSVVNKDMDPRMTCKSLSKDIELLKESVSVTEDDMEIISKVIKDEELPKFSKERGEEMSTILKQYSQYMRAYAEKNLAIWKEQRGRLDK